The DNA region CTGCCGGCCATCCCGTCGCTCGTCGCGAAGCTGGGCGGCGGCGATCCGTTGCAGATTGCCCTCAGCATCAACGTCGGCGCGGCGCTCGTGGACGTGTCGCCGCTCTCGACCATCGGCGCGCTCTGCATCGCCGCGCTTCCCGCCGGCGAGCAGACGCCACTCCTGTTCCGCCGCATGCTCACCTGGGGCCTGGCCATGACGCTCGTCGGCGCGGCGTTCTGCCAGTTCGGGATCCGCTTCTTCGCGTTCAGGTAGGCCCGCGTGTCCCAGGCGGCCGTGATCGACAGCGGCGCGGCGAGGCCACCGCGCCCGACCTTGGCGCTTCTAGATCGTCGCGGTCTTCTCGACGACGAAGATGTTGTTCTCGGTCTCCTGGATCAGCACTTCCACCGTGTAGGTGATGCCGCGCCCCGGGAACTTGTCCTGGATGTGGGCGACGACGTGCTCCCAGACGTAGAGCGCCACGTTCTCCACGCTGGGACCCTTGCCCTTCAGCAGGACCACGCCCTCGGGCTCGAACAGCTCGGAGTTCAGGAACGTCGAGTCCTGCTCGGTCACGAGCATCTTGTGGTCGAGGAACCGCATCACGGCCTTCAGGTCGCCGAAGTCGAGCGCCATGTCGAGCTCGTCGCGCGGGAAGGCTTCGCACGACACCGTCACGGTGCCGCGCCACGTGTGGCCGTGGACCCACTTGCACTTGCCGGGGTAGCCGAGCTGCCGATGCCCGGTGTGGAAATGGGAGTGGACGATGATCTTTTCCATACGAGGTGTGGGACGCCCGGCGGGAGCGGGGCGCTCCGTCCATTCTAGCGGCCGCGCGTCCAGCGGGCCGCATGCACCGTCAGCGCGCGTGCGTCGCCGGGGCGCGCGTTGACGGTGTCCATCACCAGCAGCAGCGCATGGAGGCGGTCGAGGGCCGGCGGGCCGGTGGCTGGGCGGATCGGCCGGAAGTCCTCCAGCGGCAGCCTGACGAGGCGCCTGGTGCTGTCCACGTAGGCCGAATGGCGCCACCGCAGGCCTTCGCCCGGACGCGGCTCCCGGAGTTGGACCGACAGCCGCATGGGGCCCGAGGCCGATACGTCGAGCTCGAGCACGGCACCGGACGGCGGCGGACTCGCCAGGTCGCCGACGAGCGCCGCGAACTGGCTGGTGCGTGCGCCTGGTGCCAACGCCAGTCGGGCCGCGACCACCGCGTCGGCAGCGCCTGCCACGACGTCGACGCGAGATGCCGCATCGTGCTCGCCGTGCCAGCCCCGCAGGGCCACGGCCGTCCCTTCGCCTGCGGTGTCCCGGTCACCGGGGGGCACGCTCGGAGCGACCGGGAGGTTGTGCCCGCGTGCCGGGCTGATGGCCAGCGGCAGGGCAGGTCCCCCGCCCGACGGCGCGCGCCACAGTTGGGCGCGATAGATGCCGGGCGGGTCGTTGGCCCCCAGCGGCACGCCCTCCGCCGATGGCGCGACGTCTCGCCAGGGTGTGCCGTTGCGCGTCACGCGCACCACCGAGCCTGCCGGGCCGTTGTGCCGCACGAGGAGGCGGGCCGCGCCACGGGCATCCGGCCCAGGCAGGGCCGCATCAGCCGGCTCGAGCAGGTCGAGGGCGAGCCATGGGGCGTCGGCGAGGCCGAACACCGCGCTGTACGCCACACGGTGCCTGATGGCGTCGAGCACGACGCGGGCATCGCGCGACGCATCGCCCGTCGGGGCGCCGTCGAGCCACGGCACGACCAGGCCGAAGGTGCCGAAGCTGGCCACGTATCCGGGAAACCGCGCCAGCGTCCGGCCGTCGTCCATCGGGTCGGCCTCGCGCTTCCAGCCGATGCGGGCGTGCGCATCGACGGCGGCGAGCGCAAGCTGTGGCGGCCGCGACGGTCGATCGCGGTCGGCCAGCAGGGCGGTGGGGTAGTGCGCCAGGCCGACGAGCGCCACTGCGCCGTTGAAGGGGTACACCGCCAGGCGCCCGAGCAGCGACGTCGTCGGCGCCGAGCGCCAGGTGCTGTCGGCGTTGATCCACTCGAACCCGTCGCCATCCACTGACGGGTCATGCCAGGCGAGCGCCGGGCGCGGCGAGTCGGGGTGCGCGAGGATGCCCAGTCCACCGAGTCGACGCACGTCCTCGGCCACGGCGCGCCCCTCGCCCGCCAGCGGGTAGGGGGCACGCGGCAGGTCGAGTGCGACGTAGTGCCCGTCGTCGGTGCTGATCTCGACGCCGTCGATGAGGAGCACGCCCTCCACGACCCGCGGCGGGTCGGGAAGGCGCGTTGCGTCGCCGTGGTCGGTGAGGATCACGAAGTCGAGGCCAGCCCGCGCCGCCGCCGTCGCGATCGCGTCGGGCGAGCCGCTGCCGTCGGAGCGCGTGCTGTGGACGTGGTACGCGCCGCGCCAGAGCCTCGGCTGGCCCGGCACGGGCGTGAGGACGAGGGGCTCCGGGGTGAGGAGCCAGAGCAGGCACGCGGCGGCTGCCATCAGCCCCAGTCCCACGAGTCCCGCGCGACGCGCCGTCACGGGGGCAGCATACAAGACAGGGCACCGGGCACCGGGCGCCGGGCACCGAAGCTCCGGTCGCACGGGCGGCGGGCACCGGTCGTCCGGGCGGCGGTCACCGGACGCTGGCCACCGGGCACCGGTCGTGGGCACCGGACGTCGGACGCCGGGGACATCAACAGCCGCGTAGCCGTCGGCCTTGGCCGACGGGCGCGCGCCGGTTCCACCCGGGCGACTCGGCTATCCTGCGCCGGTGCGGCTCGTCGTCCACTCCCTCACTCTCGCCACGCTCGCCGCGCTGACGCTGGTCGTCGGCGAGGCGCAGGGTCCGGCGGTGCGCGTCGTGCGCGTCACCGGGCCCGATGCCCCGAACACCGCGGAGGTCTCGGTGGCCATCGACCCCACCAACCGCGACCACATCGTCGTGTCGGCGTACCAGGTCAATAGACCCGGCGGGACCCGCGTGCGCAACGTGCTTTTCGAGTCGCGCGATGGCGGGAGCACGTGGCGCGAGGAACTGGCGGCCAATCCGGAGCGCCGCGCGACGCAGGGCGACGACGCGGTGACGTTCGGGCCGGACGGTACGCTGTATCACTCCTACATCGCGTTCGACGGGCTGCGGGTGGCCCGGCCGACGCTGGCCCGCAACGGCATCTTCGTCCGCCGTCGTGATGCGGCGACGGGCGGATGGGATGCGCCCATCGCGGTCATCGATCACCGCAACACCGTCGCGCCGTTCGAGGACAAGCCGTGGCCCGGGGTCGATCGCGGGGCCCGCTCGCCTCGGCGGGGCAGCGTGTACGTCGCGTGGACGCGGTTCGACGAGTACAACACCACGAGGGCCGACTGCCGCAGCGAGATCCATTTCTCGCGCTCCACCGATGGCGGGCGTTCGTTCGCGGTGCCGCTACGCATCTCCGACCGGCAGGGCACCTGCCTCGACGACGATGACACGGTCGAGGGGGCGGTACCGGCGGCAGGACCGGACGGCGAGGTGTACGTGGCCTGGTCGGGGCCGGCAGGCCTGGTGATCGACAGGTCCGACGACGGCGGCGTGACGTTCGGCGAGGAGCGCCTCGTGTCGGCCATCCCGGGCGGGTGGGACATCGACATCCCGGCGCTGTCGCGCAGCAACGGCATGCCCGTGACGGTGGTGGACGGCTCGGACGGCCCGCGTCGTGGCACGGTGTACGTCGCGTGGGTCGACGCGCGCCATGGTGACCCGGACGTGTTCGTCTCGTCGTCTTCGGACAAGGGCCACACGTGGACCACGCCGGTGCGCGTGAATGCCGACGCGCAGGGCAACGGCGTGCCGCAGTTCTTCGTGTGGCTGGCGCTCGACGCCTCGACGGGCGACCTTCACGTGGTCTACCACGAACGGGTCGGGCCGACGGGCACCGAGACGCGCGTCGTGCTGGCGCGCAGCGCCGATGGCGGCCGCACCTGGACGTCGGGGCCGGTGCCGCTTGCGCCCTTCACGACGACGGCCGATGCGGCGTTCGGCGACTACAACGGCATCGACGCATCGCAGGGACGCGTGGTGGCGGTGTTCCCGCACTTCGTCGGCGAGAAGAAGGTGGGGATTTCGGTGGCGATTGCTGACCGCTGACCGCTGAACGCTGACCGCCGAACCAAGGCTCAAGGCGTCAGGCTCAAGGCTCAGAACCCATTGAGCGTGATCTCTGAGCCCTGAGCCCGAGCCGGACGGCCTGGCTAGCGTTTCTTTCTCGCGGTGCCCTTGGCGGCGGCTCGAGTCTTGTCCCCGGGCAGCGGCTCGATCGTGTCGAGCTTGCGCAGCACCTCGGCCAGCGTTTCGAGTGACGCGTCACCCGTGTTGCCGCGGTTGCTGAGCCATACGTCGGGCGCGTCCTGCGCGAGGATCTCGCGGAACGATCCGCCGCTCTTCACGCTCTTCGGGGCGAACTCGGTGATGTCGACCTGGCCGGCCCACTCGTCCTTGTGCTTGATGAGCAGCCAGGACCGCCCGTCGTCCTTGGCGGCCTTCCGCTCGCCCCATCCCCGGGTTCGTACCAGGACCCACGACCCCTTCAACTTGTAGCCATTCAGCTTCATCTTGAGGTCGCCCTTCTTCAGGGCGGCGTCCACGTCGTCGGTCTCGGGCTCCCACGTGC from Luteitalea sp. TBR-22 includes:
- a CDS encoding DNA polymerase ligase N-terminal domain-containing protein, encoding MALEEYRRKRDFTKTPEPAGDTGASARDVPARFFCVQKHLATALHYDFRIEHEGVLLSWAVPKGPSLDPATKRLAMHVEDHPLEYGEFEGVIPEGYGAGVVMLWDVGTWEPETDDVDAALKKGDLKMKLNGYKLKGSWVLVRTRGWGERKAAKDDGRSWLLIKHKDEWAGQVDITEFAPKSVKSGGSFREILAQDAPDVWLSNRGNTGDASLETLAEVLRKLDTIEPLPGDKTRAAAKGTARKKR
- a CDS encoding 6-carboxytetrahydropterin synthase; this translates as MEKIIVHSHFHTGHRQLGYPGKCKWVHGHTWRGTVTVSCEAFPRDELDMALDFGDLKAVMRFLDHKMLVTEQDSTFLNSELFEPEGVVLLKGKGPSVENVALYVWEHVVAHIQDKFPGRGITYTVEVLIQETENNIFVVEKTATI
- a CDS encoding PHP domain-containing protein; amino-acid sequence: MTARRAGLVGLGLMAAAACLLWLLTPEPLVLTPVPGQPRLWRGAYHVHSTRSDGSGSPDAIATAAARAGLDFVILTDHGDATRLPDPPRVVEGVLLIDGVEISTDDGHYVALDLPRAPYPLAGEGRAVAEDVRRLGGLGILAHPDSPRPALAWHDPSVDGDGFEWINADSTWRSAPTTSLLGRLAVYPFNGAVALVGLAHYPTALLADRDRPSRPPQLALAAVDAHARIGWKREADPMDDGRTLARFPGYVASFGTFGLVVPWLDGAPTGDASRDARVVLDAIRHRVAYSAVFGLADAPWLALDLLEPADAALPGPDARGAARLLVRHNGPAGSVVRVTRNGTPWRDVAPSAEGVPLGANDPPGIYRAQLWRAPSGGGPALPLAISPARGHNLPVAPSVPPGDRDTAGEGTAVALRGWHGEHDAASRVDVVAGAADAVVAARLALAPGARTSQFAALVGDLASPPPSGAVLELDVSASGPMRLSVQLREPRPGEGLRWRHSAYVDSTRRLVRLPLEDFRPIRPATGPPALDRLHALLLVMDTVNARPGDARALTVHAARWTRGR
- a CDS encoding sialidase family protein, producing the protein MRLVVHSLTLATLAALTLVVGEAQGPAVRVVRVTGPDAPNTAEVSVAIDPTNRDHIVVSAYQVNRPGGTRVRNVLFESRDGGSTWREELAANPERRATQGDDAVTFGPDGTLYHSYIAFDGLRVARPTLARNGIFVRRRDAATGGWDAPIAVIDHRNTVAPFEDKPWPGVDRGARSPRRGSVYVAWTRFDEYNTTRADCRSEIHFSRSTDGGRSFAVPLRISDRQGTCLDDDDTVEGAVPAAGPDGEVYVAWSGPAGLVIDRSDDGGVTFGEERLVSAIPGGWDIDIPALSRSNGMPVTVVDGSDGPRRGTVYVAWVDARHGDPDVFVSSSSDKGHTWTTPVRVNADAQGNGVPQFFVWLALDASTGDLHVVYHERVGPTGTETRVVLARSADGGRTWTSGPVPLAPFTTTADAAFGDYNGIDASQGRVVAVFPHFVGEKKVGISVAIADR